GCAGCCTGGGGCTGAACCTGCGGCGCGGCGAAGGCCGGGGCTTTTACGGCGTGATCGTCGCCGCCACCGTGGTGGGCGTGGTGCTGTGCTTTACGCCGACCGACCCGGTGAAAGAGCTGTTCTGGTCGGCCGTCATCAACGGCGTGGTGGCCGTGCCGATCATGGCGGTGCTGATGAGCATGGCGACCAACCCCAAGGTGATGGGCCCGCACGTCATCGGGCGGCGCGTGCGCTGGCTGGGTTGGGCCGCCACGGCGCTGATGGGCGTCACCGTGCTGGGGATGTTTGTGCCCTGAAGCGGGCGCATCCGTGATAACTTCACCGCGCGCGGGAACCCGACAAGCCGGCGCGGGTCGAAGCGGCTCGCGCCCCAGCCTGTCGCTTCACACAGGGCGCGGCGCGGCTTGAAGATGCCTGCGCCAGCCCGCATGTGACAGCGCTGACATTCTGTGCCGGGCAGGCACGGCCCTCCCTCTTCGAAGGAAAACGATGAAACGCATCCTGTTGTTTGTGCTTACCAACATTGCCGTGATGGTGGTGGTGGGCATCATCACCAGCCTGTTCGGCCTGGGACGCTACACCGGCACCAACACCGGTCAGCTGATGATCTTCTCGCTGGTGGTGGGCTTCACGGGCTCGATCATCTCTTTGCTGATGAGCAAGACCATGGCCAAGATGTCCATGGGCGTCAAGATCATCGACCAGCCCGCCAACGCCGATGAGGCCTGGATCGTCGACACCGTGCGCAAATTCGCTGACAAAGCGGGCATCGGCATGCCCGAGGTGGGCATCTACGAGGGCGAACCCAACGCCTTTGCCACGGGCGCATTCAAGAATTCGGCCCTGGTGGCTGTGTCTACGGGTTTGCTGCGCGGCATGACCCGCGAAGAGGTCGAGGCCGTGATCGGCCATGAAATCTCCCACGTCGCCAACGGCGACATGGTGACCATGGCGCTGATCCAGGGCGTAATGAACACCTTCGTGGTGTTCGCCAGCCGGGTCATCGGCTCCATCGTGGATGGCGCGCTGCGCCGCGGCGACAACAGCAGCAGCGGCCCCGGCATCGGTTACTACGTGACCACCATGGTGCTGGATGTGCTGTTCGGCTTCCTGGCGGGCATGGTCGTGGCCTGGTTCTCGCGCCAGCGCGAATTCCGCGCCGACGCAGGCGCCGCGCAACTGATGGGCCAGCCCAATTCCATGATCAACGCACTGGCCCGCCTGGGTGGCATGCACGCCGGCCAGGGCCCGATGCCGCAGAACCTGCAGGTCATGGGCATCGTGGGCAGCATCGGTAAGCTGTTCGCCAGCCACCCGCCGATGGAAGAGCGCATCGCCGCCTTGCGGGCGCGCCAGGGCTGACGCGTTACACGCTCTCTCCCCAACCGCTGCCGGGCGAGCCCTGCAGCGGTTTTTTTTGGGAGGGTTGTGACATAGACGCTCCCGCTTCGACTCTTCAGCCCGTGCGTCGACAAGATACCCAGGATAATTGAGCGGGTATCGCCAACGGCGCCGCAATACGGTCGGGGCCTGTGGTCGCCGCGCTGCGCTTCGTGCTCGCAATGCCCTGTGCTGAACGGTGGCTACCTGCCCTTGCCAGTCTTTTGGGCGGCTGGGTAGTGATACCCCTGCCGCGTCACGAACTCAGCCGCGAGGCAGCGGATTTCGGGCGCAACCGAGGGCGAGCGTAACAAGCGTCATTCAGTCTTGAACACATAGGGAGGGTCAAATCGTGAAAACAAGTTTTCTCGCCAAGCTGGGGCTTTGCGGGGCTGCGGCCGTGCTCAGCATTGCCGCGCACGCCCAAAGCAAGGTGGTGTTTCTGTCCACGGCCGACGACGTCAGTCCACCCGTTGGCGGCGCGGGGGACACGTTGGTGCAGGAGGCCAGAAGCGCATTCCAGGCGGCCGTGCCACCAGGCTCAATCTGGGTGGATCGGACGAACAAACTTTCTCAGTCCGGTGCGGAGAACTCCGTGGCAGCGGATCTCGCAGATGCCAATCTGCTCGTGCTGGAAACCGTCTATGCCCCAGCGGCGGCTGATCGAATGGCAGAAGTCGAGGCGGCTATCCTGTCCAACCCGAAGCTTGTGGTGTTGGCCTTCGTAGATGGATGCTGCTCGGTAGCCAACAACTTGGCGCCGTTTGTCAACATCATCAATCAAATCAAGCCCTGGCCGGCTACCGTAGGCTTGGCGGCGGGAACCAACCCCGTCACGGCTCCACTCAGCGCAAGTTCGCTCTACCGCCAGACTTTCGTCGGCTTGCCCAACATGCAAGGCGGTGCGTACGAGGGGTTGACCAACGTACCGGTTGACTATTCGCTATACCTTGATCCGGTGAACGCTGGCCTCACGCCGCCTGGTGCCTACGGCATGTTCGTGCCCCAAGCTGCGTCCAACGGTGGTGCTGGTGCCTGCGTGTTTCTGACGGCAGATGCTTCGCCTTTTGGCTTTCCGGCGCAGGTGCCTGCACTTGCCAGCGCCTTTGTGAGCGCCGCGTTAGACCCCAACGGCGCGTGCAAATTGCCGGCGGCTGGCGCCCCGGATTGGCGTGCCGACATCACCGGCCCCGCCACACTGACGCCCGGCACCCCCGATGGCTACAACTTGACCGTGTCGAACCAGGGCGTTGGGCTTGGCGTCGCCACGACCGTCGTCGTGACCATGCCGGCTGGCGTGACGGTGGTTCCAGGTTCGCTTCCTGCCGCTTGCACCCCGGCGGCGGGCAACGCCAGCTTTACCTGCAACGTGGCTCAGCTGGCTGCCGCGAATCCGACCGCCTTGCCGCCCGTGGCGGGGGGCAGCATCGCCTTCCCATTCCAAGCGGTCGCAACTGCCGGCAGCCCAGGCGGCAATATCCAAGCTGTGGTCACCACGCAGCCAGCGGAGATCAATACGGCCAACAACACCGCGACACTTGCCGTCGCGGTAGGGGCTGTGCCTGCCGTGCCCGCCGTGGGTACCTGGGGTCTGTTGCTGCTGAGCGCCATGCTGGCCGGTGTGGCGGCTCGCCGCCGTGCAGGTTGAGCCGAGTGGGTTCGATGCGCAGGATGACGCCCGGCTCACCGCGCCTTGCCTGTGAGGGTGCTCCAAGTTTCGCCCTCCCGCCGGGCCTGCATTGCTGCGGCTGGCGTTGAGGGCGCGTTCTAAGTCCAGTCGTACCCGCGCAGCACCTGCAGCACTGTGTCGCGCACTGCGCCGACCGCGCTGTCTCGCACGGCATCCACGCGCCAGGCCAGCTCAACGCCGTAGCGGGGCATTTCAATGGGGCAATCGGCCACGCGCAGGCCGGTTTGCGCCGCGATGGCCAATGCCGCGTGCCGGGGCAGCGTGACCAGTGCGTCAGTCCCCTGCAGCAAGTAGGGCACGGCGGAGAAGTGCGTGGTGGAGGCGACCACGCGGCGCTTTTGGCCGACGCCGGCCAGCACTTCATCCACCACCCCCACCAGGCCGCCTGACGAGACCAGCACATGCTCGCGCCCAATGAATTCGGCCAACGAGAGCTGCCACGTGGGTGAAGGCGCGCTGCGGGCATCGACCAGGCAGGCGT
This genomic interval from Ottowia oryzae contains the following:
- the htpX gene encoding protease HtpX, whose amino-acid sequence is MKRILLFVLTNIAVMVVVGIITSLFGLGRYTGTNTGQLMIFSLVVGFTGSIISLLMSKTMAKMSMGVKIIDQPANADEAWIVDTVRKFADKAGIGMPEVGIYEGEPNAFATGAFKNSALVAVSTGLLRGMTREEVEAVIGHEISHVANGDMVTMALIQGVMNTFVVFASRVIGSIVDGALRRGDNSSSGPGIGYYVTTMVLDVLFGFLAGMVVAWFSRQREFRADAGAAQLMGQPNSMINALARLGGMHAGQGPMPQNLQVMGIVGSIGKLFASHPPMEERIAALRARQG
- a CDS encoding IPTL-CTERM sorting domain-containing protein; amino-acid sequence: MKTSFLAKLGLCGAAAVLSIAAHAQSKVVFLSTADDVSPPVGGAGDTLVQEARSAFQAAVPPGSIWVDRTNKLSQSGAENSVAADLADANLLVLETVYAPAAADRMAEVEAAILSNPKLVVLAFVDGCCSVANNLAPFVNIINQIKPWPATVGLAAGTNPVTAPLSASSLYRQTFVGLPNMQGGAYEGLTNVPVDYSLYLDPVNAGLTPPGAYGMFVPQAASNGGAGACVFLTADASPFGFPAQVPALASAFVSAALDPNGACKLPAAGAPDWRADITGPATLTPGTPDGYNLTVSNQGVGLGVATTVVVTMPAGVTVVPGSLPAACTPAAGNASFTCNVAQLAAANPTALPPVAGGSIAFPFQAVATAGSPGGNIQAVVTTQPAEINTANNTATLAVAVGAVPAVPAVGTWGLLLLSAMLAGVAARRRAG